A segment of the Acidobacteriota bacterium genome:
TTGACCATCAGCGGGTAGCGCAGCCCGTTGGAATCGAAGTCGCGGGCGTCCGCCACGTAAAAGGGCGAAACGGGGAGCCCGTGGTAGGCCAGGATTTCCTTGGTGCGGGATTTGTCGAGACAGGTGTTGAGGGTGAGAGGATCGCTGGCCGTGTAGGGTATCCCGAGGTGCTCCAGGATCGCGGGGATGAACCCCTCCCGGCAGGGGCCCGCCGCCCCCTCGGCCATGTTGAAGACGATATCGGGGCGGGTCCGGACCAGCTCCCCCCAGGGGTCCCCGCCGGCGTCGATGGCCACCACCTCGTGCCGCTCCTCGAGGGCCGCCCGGACGGCGGCGATGGTTTCGGGGGCGTCCCATTCGGCCTGGGCGTCGACCCGATCCCCCCTCCCGCCGGAGCTCTCCCCGGCGCTCCCGCCGGAGCTCTCCCCGGCGCTCGGCCAGGGGTCCCCGGAGGGGCTCCCGCCCGGAGGTTCCTGGGGTTCTCCCCCGGTGTCCTGTTTCAGGTTAAATGTTAAGCCTACTCGCATTACGCCCGACCTTTCGACCTTGGTATAAGGGAATAGCAAAAGCTTGTCAAGAAAATTTTGGATATTTCCACAAGATACAGTGCCGCCATTTCACAAAATCACAAAATCTGGGACTTCGCGGAGTTTACGGGCTTCTCCCGGCGGCCAGCGGGGCAATGGCGCCTTCACCGGTGCGAAGGACACTTTGGACATCGAAATTGGTTTAAGAATTCAGAATGACCTATACGACTATGAATTTTAGTTTCATTTATAAAAAATTGCGTCTGGAATATCCGCGAACCCGCCGCCGGTCCTTTCAGGTATAATGGCCCGCGGAGTCCATCATGAAACCGGGGTACGCCACCGCCCGCATCCTGCTCGCCCTTTCCTGGGGCGTCGTCTGCGTTCTCACCCTGGCCGCGCCCCTCGCGCTGGCCCACGGTCGGGCCGACGCCCTCCCTGTTTACCTGGGATTTTCCTTTTTCTGCCACCAGTCGCCCGAGCGCTCCTTCGCCCTTGCCGGACTCCCCCTGGCCGTGTGCCACCGCTGCTCCGGGATCTACCTGGGCCTTTTTGCGGGCTCCCTGCTCGCCCCCCTCCGCTTCCCCGGGAGCCTGCGGGGGCGCCGGTGGTGGCTGCTGGCGGCGGCGCTCCCCGCGCTGATCGACTTCGCGCTCGCCCGCTCGGGACTGTGGTCCGG
Coding sequences within it:
- a CDS encoding DUF2085 domain-containing protein, which gives rise to MKPGYATARILLALSWGVVCVLTLAAPLALAHGRADALPVYLGFSFFCHQSPERSFALAGLPLAVCHRCSGIYLGLFAGSLLAPLRFPGSLRGRRWWLLAAALPALIDFALARSGLWSGSAWSRAFSGMFLGYMISPLLVRALAELVRRRPSGARRHGTLEGERS